GAGGATCTTGCGCACCTGCGGATTGCTGGTGTCGAGGCTGCCGGCCCCGGCCGCCGCGGGCTTCTGCACCTTGACCTCGAAGACGCCGGAGAGCACCCCGCCGTCGAGGTAGTCGACGGCGATTTCTTCGATCTCGTCGTTGGAGGTACGGTCGACGACCAGCTTGAGGTCCTCGACGAACTTCACGTCGTCGATGGAGGGCAGGGTGGCCAGGTCGATCAGCGGCAGGTGGATGTAGGTGCCGGCCTGGTCGGGGAGCATGACCCCCCAGCTCTTCGGGTCTTTTTCCTTCAGCAGGCCGCGGATCTTTTCTTTAGCTTTGTCGGTCAGTTTCAGCATGGGTTTTCCTTTGGACTACGGTCTGAATATTCGCAAATTCAGTTCTTGGATGAATTTAAAGTGCTTTTTGTTGCCCGTGGCAAGGGGTAATTGGTTTTCGACGGCGGTGGCGGCAATAATGGCATCCCCCGCCCGCAATCCAGACTTGAGACCGTATTCCTCGATGTAAACGAGGGCACGATGCCCTATATTTTCGGACAGGGGAAGGACGTTGAACCCGAATTCGGAGAGAAACTGCCGCGTCACCTGCTGTTGAGACTTGTTTTCGGCGCATTGCAAGAGTTCGAGGTAGGTTTGGACGGAGAGATATCGCTCGGGGGTCTCATCGATCAGCTTGGCCGCCTTGGTATTTCCCCTTTGCACCCAGATGAAGATATCGGTGTCAAAGATCACGGAAACGGCCGCCTCTCAGCTGGTCCATGGTTTGGTCGGGGCGGGGGGATTTACCCTTCCGCAGGCCGAAGAAGGCATGGGACGAGACCTTTCCGGCTGCCTTGGGCCGCGGGGGGAGGATGGTTCCCTTGACCTTGCCGTGGTATAGGATTTGGATTTTTTCGTTTTTTTCGAGGGCCTTGAGGATGGCCTTGGTCTTGTATCTCAAATCGACGATCGAGGCGTTCATAGACTTCCCTTAAATATGTCTAAGAAATAAAGACATTTTGAAGAAAATGTCAATCGTCCTTCCTTCTCTGGCGGCTCGGTCCGGCCATTGGTGGTTTGTCGACAGAAACTAAGTCTCTTGGCTACGGATCCACTTTTTGAGAGGCCGGGGTTGGAAGGCCCGCATCTTGGCCAGCAGCGCCTCGGGGTCGGCGTCATCCAGCAAAAGCTTGCGGTGCTGGGGCTTGAGGAACTTCCTTCGCTCGGCCGTCGCGAGGAAGGCGAGGATCTCGTCGAAATAGCCCGCCACGTTGAGCAGGCCGCAGGGCTTGCCGTGTAGGCCCAGCTGTCCCCAGGTGAGGATTTCGAAGAGCTCGTCCAAGGTGCCCAGGCCCCCGGGGAGGGCGATGAATCCGTCGGAGAATTCGTACATCAGGCGCTTGCGTTCGTGCATCGAGTCCACGACCAATAGTTGAGTGAGGCCCTGGTGCGGAATCTCCTTGGGGAAGAGGGCGCCCGGGATGATGCCGGTGACCCGGCCGCCCCGCTGCAGGACGGCGTCCGCGATCCGCCCCATTAAGCCCACCTGGGCGCCGCCGTAGACGAGCTCGATATTTTCCCGGACGAGCAGGCCCGCCAGCTCCTCCGCGGCCTTGCGATATATCTCGTTATCACCCTCGCTGGAACCGCAGAAGACGCAGATGCGGTGCATGATATAAACC
The sequence above is drawn from the Deltaproteobacteria bacterium PRO3 genome and encodes:
- a CDS encoding type II toxin-antitoxin system VapC family toxin, coding for MIFDTDIFIWVQRGNTKAAKLIDETPERYLSVQTYLELLQCAENKSQQQVTRQFLSEFGFNVLPLSENIGHRALVYIEEYGLKSGLRAGDAIIAATAVENQLPLATGNKKHFKFIQELNLRIFRP
- a CDS encoding type II toxin-antitoxin system Phd/YefM family antitoxin, which produces MNASIVDLRYKTKAILKALEKNEKIQILYHGKVKGTILPPRPKAAGKVSSHAFFGLRKGKSPRPDQTMDQLRGGRFRDL
- a CDS encoding TIGR00730 family Rossman fold protein; translated protein: MHRICVFCGSSEGDNEIYRKAAEELAGLLVRENIELVYGGAQVGLMGRIADAVLQRGGRVTGIIPGALFPKEIPHQGLTQLLVVDSMHERKRLMYEFSDGFIALPGGLGTLDELFEILTWGQLGLHGKPCGLLNVAGYFDEILAFLATAERRKFLKPQHRKLLLDDADPEALLAKMRAFQPRPLKKWIRSQET